CTGACCGGTAATATCATTTTCAAAATGTTTATCAATTGGCTGATCTATGGAAGAAAGGAAAATCTTTTTATTGCTGATAGTAAAAAGACTATCACCAACAACATGGACAGAGTTGACAAACCTTTCATAAGGATTTTTTTGAAGAGACAGGCGATTTGTTAATGGATCGAAGCTCCCCAATCCCAAGGCATTTGCTGTAAACCATATTTTCCCCCTTCTATCTTTTGAAAAATTGGTGATCCTAATTTCTGGCATTCCCCTCAATTCCTCATCCTTAAAAAGAGTTTTCACTTCCCCATTTTTCCATAATTGAAGGCCATTGTTAAAGCCTACCAAAAAGCCACCTTCCAATTTGCTTAAAGCGGTGACTTCATCATCCAGAAATATCCTGGAACCATAATTCTGAAACCTCAAAGAATTGATATTCACCACTCCGCGATGTGAGCCTATCCAAAGAATCCCTTCCCTATCTTTTAAGTGACAGTAGATGTGATGGGTTCTCAGTTCATCAAAAGTACTTAACTCGACTACTTGATCCTCATCAATGGAATATTTGAAAAGCTGGGAATTGTAATGGTAAAATATATCCTTATCAATTTGCGTCAATCCACTGTGGGGTTCTGTGATATAAAAACTTTTGACAAAACCCTGGTGGATGATCCTGTCCACATAATCTACACTCGGACCGGTCGCCAAAAAAACCTTTCCCAAAAAATAATACCTGCTGTTTTTTTCATCTTTTATTATCCTTATTACCCGATCGGGAAGATCCAAGCCCTTCCAGGAAAAATCGTAAAAGTCATTTCCGTCAAAAGAAAGGGTATTCTTATCAAATAAAAGCAACGTAGTATCCATCTGGGAAAATACCGAATGTAAACCTCCATTCTTTTTTACATCCCAACTGAAATTACTCCATTTTTCACTGTTTGAAATATATATGCTATCCGGCGTCACATAAAAATAATGCTCTTTGTTATCATGAAAACTAATATCAAAATATAGGTAAGGAAATGTTTGAGCGTTCATTGGCTCAGGCAGATCCGCTATCACCCAATTTCCCTTATGGAATTTGAGCAGCTCAGGTTTTCCTATTTTGTTGTATACCCAAATAGCCCCATCTTTTCCCCTGAGCAAACCGATTCTTTTAGATAATAGGAATTGAACAGAGTCTGGGACAGGATAAGTAAAGAATCCGTCTGAATAAAAGAGTCCTAAGGCCGTATTGAACCAGATTTGCCCTTCTGCATCCTGCATGATATCATAGACCACATCAGAGGGAAGCTCCACTCCTCTGATTTGATCGTTGATGGGAAAATTCTGGGCGGGCGCTTCACCTAATAGAAACAAAGCGAATATGCACCCGATGATAACTCTCATAAGCACTAAGAACAGCCATCTAAATTATAAAAAGATATGCATACTGTAAATTAATTGGAGATTGTTTACCTTTTCTTTTTGTGGTAGGGCTGAATCTTTTATTTTTGTCGAAACTTTAAAAATCGAAGCATGAGTGTTTTAGTCAATAAGGATTCAAAAGTGATCGTGCAGGGCTTTACCGGTTCTGAAGGTTCATTCCATGCACAGCAGATGATTGAATATGGAACAAATGTAGTGGGTGGCGTGACCCCTGGAAAAGGCGGTACAACCCATTTGGAAAAGCCAGTTTTTAACTCTGTGGAAGAAGCAGTAGCAAAAACAGGCGCCAATACTTCCATTATTTTCGTTCCACCTGCATTTGCAGCGGATGCCATTATGGAAGCAGCGGATGCCGGCATCAAGGTTATCATTGCCATCACCGAAGGAATTCCTGTGGCTGACATGATGAAAGCCAAACCTTATATCAAAGAAAGAGGAGCTGTATTGATCGGGCCTAACTGTCCAGGCGTCATCACACCAGGTGAAGCGAAGGTGGGCATCATGCCGGGCTTTGTATTCAAGCAAGGCAGAATCGGAATTGTATCCAAATCAGGAACTTTGACTTACGAAGCCGCTGACCAGATCGCTAAAGCTGGTTTGGGCGTATCTACAGCCATCGGTATCGGTGGTGATCCAATCATCGGTACTTCTACCAAAGAAGCTGTACAGATGCTCATGGAAGATCCTGAAACCGATGCCATCGTCATGATCGGGGAAATCGGCGGTAATTACGAAGCAGAAGCGGCTAAATGGATCAGAGAAACCGGCAATAAAAAGCCTGTGGTGGGCTTTATCGCAGGTCAAACTGCACCTCCGGGACGTAGAATGGGACATGCCGGAGCCATCATTGGAGGAGCTGATGATACTGCTGCTGCCAAAATGCGCATTATGGGTGAAAATGGCATCCATGTAGTGGAATCACCTGCCGAAATCGGTGCGGTAATGGCCAAAGTACTTGGCGTTGAAGCTTAATGGATTTTTACATTTAGCCTATGTGATATTTAGTTATTTATTTTGATTGTTAAATTTCTTTTCTTAAAAAAACACCCAGTTTACTCTGGGTGTTTTTTTGTGGTAAAGTCAAGGCTATGACCATTCCAAAATCATCAATACTAATCCTATTTTTTTATCAAATCCATACTTAGGTCCAAGTAGTTAAAATTCTAAGAGTAAATACAAGTAAGAACATTCCGAAACAAATAGACACTCTTTATAATGCATAACCCAACCTGAACACTACCTGCCTCGGCCTAAGTAACCTAAAATCTTCTACAAAAACAAAAGCAGAGTTAAATACTGTTGTCCATTCATTTTGACCAAGTAGATTATGGGCAAGCAGGGAAATCTCCAGCCTGCTTTTAGGTATTCGATAATTGTACTCCAAATCCAAAAAATGTATTCTAGCTGCTGAAGTTC
This Cecembia calidifontis DNA region includes the following protein-coding sequences:
- the sucD gene encoding succinate--CoA ligase subunit alpha yields the protein MSVLVNKDSKVIVQGFTGSEGSFHAQQMIEYGTNVVGGVTPGKGGTTHLEKPVFNSVEEAVAKTGANTSIIFVPPAFAADAIMEAADAGIKVIIAITEGIPVADMMKAKPYIKERGAVLIGPNCPGVITPGEAKVGIMPGFVFKQGRIGIVSKSGTLTYEAADQIAKAGLGVSTAIGIGGDPIIGTSTKEAVQMLMEDPETDAIVMIGEIGGNYEAEAAKWIRETGNKKPVVGFIAGQTAPPGRRMGHAGAIIGGADDTAAAKMRIMGENGIHVVESPAEIGAVMAKVLGVEA